The proteins below come from a single Nocardiopsis gilva YIM 90087 genomic window:
- a CDS encoding heavy metal translocating P-type ATPase, producing the protein MASDDAQGHAHARHHEQRHHQGQDAHQGHDGHEGHGGGRGDHAAVFRDRFWWSLLLSIPVVLTSHMIAGWFGYHVPESLTWIPPVLGIVVYVYGGWPFLTGAVSELRSRQPGMMTLVAMAITVAFGSSAMSALGYVSAELDFWWELVLLVTIMLLGHWLEMRALGQASSALEALASLLPDTAERVGPDGTIEEVDSARLDPGDTVLIRSGGRVPADGTVTEGAAAMDESMITGESRTVTRSGGDHVVAGTVATDSALRVRVDAVGEDTTIAGIQRLVAQAQESRSRAQTLADRAAALLFWFALSVGIITFAVWSLLLGDPSSAITRTVTVLVIACPHALGLAIPLVIAISTSMSARAGILVKDRLAVERMRTVDTVLFDKTGTLTMGRPAVAGVAAAAATTEEQVLALAGAVESDSEHPLARAIVRAAEERGEVPRATGFRSLTGRGVQASVDGASVYVGGPALVAELDLAEPASLEGPTGGWRDQGATVLHVIRDHEVIGAIALADEVRPESEEAVRQLHEKGVRVAMVTGDARNVADAVAARLGLDEVFAEVLPDEKDGVVRDLQQRGHRVAMVGDGVNDAPALARSDVGIAIGAGTDVAIESAGVVLASDDPRGVLSVRTLSGAGYRKMWQNLAWAAGYNVVAVPLAAGVLAPIGFVLAPAVGAILMSLSTIVVALNAQLLRRVDLAA; encoded by the coding sequence GTGGCATCCGACGACGCCCAAGGGCACGCGCACGCCCGCCACCACGAGCAGCGGCACCACCAGGGACAGGACGCCCACCAGGGGCACGACGGCCACGAGGGCCATGGCGGCGGCCGCGGCGACCACGCGGCGGTCTTCCGCGACCGGTTCTGGTGGAGTCTGCTGCTCAGCATCCCCGTGGTGCTGACCAGCCACATGATCGCGGGGTGGTTCGGCTACCACGTCCCCGAGTCACTCACCTGGATCCCGCCTGTGTTGGGGATCGTCGTGTACGTCTACGGCGGCTGGCCGTTCCTCACCGGAGCGGTGTCCGAGCTCCGCTCCCGGCAGCCCGGGATGATGACGCTGGTGGCCATGGCCATCACGGTCGCGTTCGGGTCGAGCGCCATGAGCGCGCTCGGCTATGTCAGCGCGGAACTCGACTTCTGGTGGGAGCTGGTACTGCTCGTCACCATCATGCTGCTCGGACACTGGCTGGAGATGCGCGCCCTGGGGCAGGCGTCCAGCGCGCTGGAGGCCCTTGCCTCCCTCCTGCCCGACACGGCGGAGCGCGTCGGCCCCGACGGCACGATCGAGGAGGTGGACTCCGCCCGGCTCGACCCCGGCGACACCGTCCTGATCCGCTCCGGCGGCCGCGTCCCAGCCGATGGCACGGTCACCGAGGGCGCGGCGGCCATGGACGAGTCCATGATCACCGGGGAGTCGCGCACCGTCACGCGCAGCGGTGGCGACCACGTCGTCGCCGGGACCGTCGCCACCGACTCCGCCCTGCGCGTGCGGGTGGACGCCGTCGGTGAGGACACCACCATCGCCGGTATCCAGCGGCTGGTCGCCCAGGCCCAGGAGTCGCGCTCCCGCGCCCAGACGCTCGCCGACCGGGCGGCCGCGCTGCTGTTCTGGTTCGCCCTCAGCGTCGGTATCATCACCTTCGCCGTGTGGTCGCTGCTCCTCGGCGACCCCAGCTCGGCGATCACCCGGACGGTCACCGTCCTCGTCATCGCCTGCCCACACGCCCTCGGTCTCGCGATCCCGCTGGTCATCGCGATCTCCACGTCGATGTCGGCGCGGGCGGGAATCCTGGTCAAGGACCGACTGGCGGTCGAACGCATGCGGACCGTCGACACAGTGCTGTTCGACAAGACCGGCACACTCACCATGGGCCGCCCGGCGGTGGCCGGTGTGGCCGCGGCGGCCGCCACGACCGAGGAACAGGTGCTGGCCCTGGCCGGCGCCGTGGAGTCCGACTCCGAGCACCCGTTGGCACGGGCGATCGTGCGGGCCGCCGAGGAGCGGGGCGAGGTGCCCCGCGCGACGGGCTTCCGCTCGCTGACCGGGCGGGGTGTCCAGGCGTCCGTGGACGGCGCGTCGGTGTACGTCGGCGGGCCCGCGCTGGTCGCGGAGCTGGACCTGGCCGAACCGGCCTCCCTAGAGGGTCCCACCGGCGGCTGGCGGGACCAGGGGGCCACCGTGCTGCACGTCATCCGCGACCACGAGGTCATCGGAGCGATCGCGCTGGCCGACGAGGTCCGGCCGGAGTCGGAGGAGGCCGTGCGGCAACTGCACGAGAAGGGGGTCCGGGTCGCGATGGTGACCGGCGACGCCCGCAACGTCGCCGACGCGGTGGCCGCCCGGCTCGGGCTCGACGAGGTGTTCGCCGAAGTGCTCCCGGACGAGAAGGACGGGGTCGTGCGCGACCTGCAACAGCGGGGGCACCGGGTGGCGATGGTCGGTGACGGGGTCAACGACGCCCCGGCCCTGGCCCGGTCCGACGTCGGGATCGCGATCGGCGCCGGCACCGATGTCGCGATCGAGTCGGCCGGGGTCGTGCTGGCCTCGGACGACCCGCGCGGGGTGCTGTCGGTCCGGACGCTCTCGGGGGCCGGATACCGGAAGATGTGGCAGAACCTGGCATGGGCAGCCGGCTACAACGTCGTCGCGGTACCGCTGGCGGCCGGGGTGCTGGCCCCGATCGGGTTCGTACTGGCCCCGGCGGTCGGCGCGATCCTGATGAGCCTGTCCACCATCGTGGTCGCGCTCAACGCGCAGCTGCTGCGCCGCGTCGACCTGGCGGCGTGA
- a CDS encoding sirohydrochlorin chelatase produces the protein MVPTMVLVADDSRDTHRRDALCDLAEAVADRGEAPVVPAFGSGPEVNEAVRAVDGPIVVVPAFLAGGDHASAEMFAELATLNLADRVDACPTAPLGAVPSIVADLAGRLTEAGWTRRDGVVLAADGGSAQEERHEVADVARMLSRRLGAPVQVGYTNGWAPSVPDAVERLRRNGHGRVSIATWRLVEGADYDRLRSLDGVSLTAPLWPSSLVVDTLLAQHRAAKARLAA, from the coding sequence ATGGTCCCAACGATGGTTCTCGTTGCCGATGACTCGCGTGACACGCATCGCAGGGATGCCCTCTGCGACCTCGCCGAAGCGGTCGCCGATCGCGGTGAGGCGCCGGTGGTCCCGGCGTTCGGATCCGGGCCAGAGGTGAATGAGGCCGTGCGGGCCGTCGACGGCCCGATCGTCGTGGTTCCCGCCTTCCTCGCCGGCGGCGACCACGCCAGCGCGGAGATGTTCGCCGAACTGGCCACGCTGAACCTGGCCGATCGCGTGGACGCGTGCCCGACCGCGCCGCTGGGAGCGGTGCCCTCGATCGTCGCCGACCTCGCCGGTCGGCTGACGGAGGCCGGTTGGACGCGGCGCGACGGTGTGGTGCTGGCAGCCGACGGCGGCAGCGCCCAGGAGGAGCGCCACGAGGTGGCCGATGTGGCGCGGATGCTCAGCCGCCGCCTGGGCGCCCCGGTGCAGGTGGGGTACACCAACGGCTGGGCCCCCTCGGTGCCCGACGCGGTGGAGCGGTTGCGGCGCAACGGCCACGGCCGGGTGTCGATCGCCACCTGGCGGCTGGTCGAAGGCGCCGACTACGACCGCCTGCGCAGCCTCGACGGTGTCTCCCTCACAGCTCCTCTCTGGCCCTCCTCGCTCGTCGTGGACACGCTGCTGGCCCAGCACCGCGCGGCCAAGGCCCGCCTGGCGGCCTGA
- a CDS encoding aminoglycoside adenylyltransferase domain-containing protein has translation MAIHPRVQALVQAFLHHADSEAPGLVEGLYLTGSVALDDFRPHASDVDFVAVTTRTLTAADRDALRRAHARTRAQIRRPQFNGIHVTWDDLTEDPMSCGPVASVLGGRFKDQAAAEINPVTWHVLAERGVTVRGPVPVELAVWDSPSSLRDWSLGNLDEQWRRWRAKAGRLVTPRGLAVLGSLAPSWSVLSVSRLHFTLNTGEITSKSGAGMYALHAFPDRWDRIVNECLRIRRDSKLPSLYANALARRRAALDYIQMVLDDALAPQMA, from the coding sequence ATGGCGATCCACCCCCGCGTGCAGGCCCTTGTGCAGGCGTTCCTCCACCATGCGGACAGTGAGGCGCCCGGGCTCGTCGAAGGGCTGTACCTGACCGGTTCGGTCGCCCTGGACGACTTCCGCCCGCACGCCAGCGACGTCGACTTCGTCGCCGTGACCACCCGCACGCTCACCGCCGCCGACCGCGACGCCCTACGCCGCGCACACGCCCGCACCCGCGCGCAGATCCGCCGCCCCCAGTTCAACGGCATCCACGTCACCTGGGACGACCTCACCGAGGACCCGATGTCGTGCGGTCCCGTCGCCTCCGTCCTCGGCGGCAGATTCAAGGACCAGGCCGCCGCCGAGATCAACCCGGTCACCTGGCACGTGCTCGCCGAACGCGGCGTCACGGTGCGCGGTCCGGTCCCGGTGGAGCTGGCCGTGTGGGACTCCCCCTCCAGCCTGCGCGACTGGTCCCTGGGCAACCTCGACGAACAATGGCGCCGCTGGCGGGCCAAGGCCGGGCGCCTGGTCACGCCGCGGGGTCTCGCGGTCCTGGGGTCGCTGGCCCCCTCCTGGAGCGTGCTGAGCGTCAGCCGCCTCCACTTCACCCTCAACACCGGGGAGATCACCTCCAAGTCCGGCGCCGGGATGTACGCGCTGCACGCCTTCCCCGACCGGTGGGACCGCATCGTCAACGAGTGCCTGCGGATCCGGCGCGACAGCAAGCTCCCCTCGCTGTACGCCAACGCCCTGGCACGGCGCCGCGCCGCGCTCGACTACATCCAGATGGTGCTCGACGACGCGCTCGCCCCGCAGATGGCCTGA
- the def gene encoding peptide deformylase, protein MSKRPIVYFGDPVLVTPTAPITTFDRHTDALVRDLLDTVDAPGHAGVAATQIGVGRRAFSYNVEGTIGYVINPEIVELSEETQEDSEGCLSVPGLWFPTKRAMHAVVTGVDKRNDPVTVRGSGLMARCLQHETDHLDGMLYLDRLDRDTRREAMREVRQSAWFLREEPAEPAASKLPSAFGGMS, encoded by the coding sequence ATGAGCAAGCGTCCCATCGTCTACTTCGGCGACCCGGTCCTCGTGACGCCGACAGCCCCCATCACCACGTTCGACCGGCACACCGACGCTCTCGTCCGCGACCTGCTCGACACGGTCGACGCTCCAGGACACGCGGGCGTGGCGGCCACGCAGATCGGTGTCGGGCGGCGCGCCTTCAGCTACAACGTCGAGGGAACCATCGGCTACGTGATCAATCCCGAGATCGTCGAGCTGTCGGAGGAGACCCAGGAGGACAGCGAGGGCTGCCTGTCGGTCCCCGGACTCTGGTTCCCGACGAAGCGGGCGATGCACGCCGTGGTCACCGGGGTCGACAAGCGCAACGATCCGGTCACCGTGCGCGGTTCCGGTCTCATGGCGCGCTGCCTGCAGCATGAGACGGATCACCTTGACGGGATGCTCTACCTCGATCGCCTGGACCGCGACACCCGGCGCGAGGCGATGCGAGAAGTCCGGCAGTCAGCCTGGTTCCTGCGCGAGGAACCGGCCGAACCCGCCGCCTCGAAGCTGCCCAGCGCCTTCGGAGGAATGTCCTGA